Proteins encoded together in one Desulfosporosinus meridiei DSM 13257 window:
- the tadA gene encoding tRNA adenosine(34) deaminase TadA, with protein MLHQDWMRLALVQAEKALELGEVPIGAIIVKDRQIIASAFNEKELRQDPTAHAEVLVIQRAAEKLGSWRLSDATLYVTLEPCPMCAGAIVQARLKQLVYGAADLKGGATGSVLNVLNTTLWNHKVDVVAGILEDDCSNILKSFFKRLR; from the coding sequence ATGCTTCATCAAGATTGGATGCGTCTTGCTCTGGTTCAAGCAGAGAAGGCTTTAGAACTAGGGGAAGTTCCGATTGGAGCCATTATCGTTAAGGACAGACAAATAATTGCCTCGGCGTTTAACGAAAAAGAACTGAGGCAGGATCCTACTGCCCACGCTGAAGTCTTAGTGATCCAACGTGCGGCTGAGAAGTTAGGTTCTTGGCGTCTGTCAGACGCCACGTTGTATGTAACCCTAGAACCTTGTCCAATGTGTGCAGGAGCCATCGTACAGGCCCGCTTAAAGCAACTTGTTTATGGGGCTGCAGATTTAAAAGGTGGAGCAACGGGTTCTGTGTTGAATGTCTTGAATACAACCCTATGGAATCATAAGGTTGATGTTGTAGCAGGGATTTTAGAAGATGATTGTTCGAATATCTTAAAATCATTTTTTAAACGATTACGGTGA